In Desulfurococcaceae archaeon, one genomic interval encodes:
- a CDS encoding glycosidase — MELWHKAIGYREVVEIRKFETKDMVKRLGTLPPIKVFINNHPIANPVAIFNPSFIVKSGDIAEIYARIIVGYYLYVSAITRMEVPLSDILEGTISINYYSSELAVYPSTRYDIWGCEDPRVYALNGKIYMTYAGRNVNYFQKPAAPESVLPITATPENNHRYWSKQYVHVLKDEERKWVVHDKDAFMARLAGRLLLFHRPRLVTNTYHLAVSEVVLPSKCESTPCKAVSENTIEVMPPASFESKLGWAVPITISSSRAVLLVHGVDRDIGAYRVLGVELTYAGDGVVVNAVTPFYIMEPRTPYELYGDRPFTVFPAGAQIVDGNVVISYGAADYMIGFGLVDFSELMSALDRGRLY; from the coding sequence TTGGAGTTGTGGCATAAAGCTATAGGTTACCGTGAAGTCGTTGAAATTAGGAAGTTTGAGACCAAAGACATGGTCAAGAGGCTTGGAACGCTTCCTCCCATTAAAGTGTTCATAAATAATCACCCCATAGCTAACCCGGTGGCAATCTTTAACCCCTCGTTCATAGTGAAAAGTGGCGACATCGCGGAAATCTATGCGAGGATCATCGTAGGCTACTACCTTTACGTATCGGCGATTACCAGAATGGAAGTACCGCTAAGTGACATACTTGAGGGGACCATAAGCATAAACTATTACTCGTCGGAACTAGCAGTATACCCCTCAACTAGGTACGATATATGGGGTTGCGAGGATCCGCGCGTCTACGCTCTGAACGGCAAGATATACATGACGTACGCTGGCAGAAATGTAAACTACTTCCAGAAGCCCGCCGCACCTGAAAGCGTTTTACCAATAACAGCGACTCCCGAAAACAACCATAGATATTGGTCTAAGCAGTACGTGCACGTATTAAAGGATGAAGAGAGGAAGTGGGTTGTCCACGATAAAGACGCATTCATGGCGAGGCTCGCTGGAAGGTTACTACTGTTCCACCGCCCGAGGTTAGTGACTAACACCTACCACCTAGCGGTGAGCGAGGTGGTTCTACCGAGTAAATGTGAGAGCACGCCATGCAAGGCAGTCTCTGAGAACACTATCGAGGTAATGCCCCCAGCGAGCTTCGAATCGAAGCTTGGATGGGCAGTGCCCATCACCATAAGCAGTAGTAGAGCAGTCTTACTGGTGCACGGAGTTGACAGGGATATAGGCGCGTATAGAGTCCTCGGGGTAGAACTGACTTACGCCGGTGACGGCGTTGTCGTAAATGCCGTTACGCCATTTTACATAATGGAGCCTAGAACACCCTACGAACTCTACGGTGACAGGCCTTTTACGGTGTTTCCCGCAGGTGCACAGATCGTAGATGGTAACGTCGTGATCTCCTATGGGGCTGCGGACTACATGATCGGGTTTGGGTTAGTGGATTTCTCGGAGCTCATGAGCGCCCTCGATAGGGGTAGACTCTACTAA
- a CDS encoding D-cysteine desulfhydrase family protein, protein MAGNMLWRVLAFPRFRLITLPTPLERASRLGEKLGIDLWIKRDDVMELALGGNKARKLEFIIGHVLSQGYDTVVTTGALHSNHVRLTMAAARKAGLGAYAVLYKHLPYVEPALQGNILLNSVFGGNVFYAESQSGVQELTERLVNDLKARGKRPYVIPAGGANEYGMLGYVLAAFEILEQAYMHGIKPHYIVHASGTTATQAGLVLGLRLAGAEDVRVLGISVGRSAKTMHERILELTASTARLLGVDIKVRDDDVVVYEDYTFGGYGVITKEVVETIKTVGLLEGLILDPVYTAKAMYGLIDLAEKGEIRGTVMFLHTGGIPVLFQYAGEFARYA, encoded by the coding sequence GTGGCTGGGAACATGCTATGGAGAGTGCTGGCTTTTCCGCGATTTAGACTAATAACATTACCCACCCCGCTTGAAAGGGCCTCTAGACTCGGCGAAAAACTAGGTATAGACCTCTGGATTAAAAGAGACGACGTTATGGAGCTCGCTCTAGGCGGCAATAAAGCCAGGAAGCTCGAATTCATAATTGGGCACGTGCTCTCGCAGGGATACGATACCGTGGTGACAACCGGCGCGCTACACTCGAACCACGTAAGGTTAACGATGGCTGCTGCTAGGAAAGCCGGTTTAGGTGCATACGCAGTCCTCTACAAGCACTTACCCTACGTTGAACCCGCATTACAGGGCAATATACTGCTGAACAGCGTATTCGGGGGAAACGTGTTCTATGCGGAGTCTCAAAGCGGTGTCCAGGAACTTACAGAGAGGCTGGTGAACGACCTGAAAGCACGAGGTAAGAGGCCCTACGTCATACCGGCAGGTGGTGCTAACGAGTACGGTATGTTGGGTTATGTCCTCGCTGCCTTCGAGATACTGGAGCAGGCCTACATGCATGGAATTAAACCGCACTACATAGTGCACGCGTCAGGGACGACGGCTACCCAGGCTGGGTTGGTGCTCGGCTTGAGGCTGGCAGGCGCCGAAGACGTTAGAGTATTAGGCATATCAGTAGGCCGTAGTGCTAAAACCATGCATGAACGCATCCTAGAGCTAACGGCTTCAACTGCAAGGTTACTGGGCGTAGACATCAAGGTACGCGACGATGACGTAGTGGTGTACGAAGACTACACATTTGGTGGTTATGGTGTAATAACGAAAGAGGTCGTGGAAACCATTAAAACCGTAGGCTTGCTTGAAGGGCTAATACTGGACCCGGTGTATACGGCTAAAGCCATGTATGGGCTCATCGACCTTGCCGAAAAAGGTGAGATTAGGGGAACAGTCATGTTTCTGCACACAGGGGGTATACCAGTGCTATTCCAGTATGCCGGTGAATTTGCGAGGTACGCATAG
- a CDS encoding ABC transporter permease, protein MSRLLRRAYAVFKAYFLSEFARSRGFIYGLVGMALWITVFTMPIALFAGDDVNADEVAARIFVGIILFMFYGTASWDWAAELRWMINDGRIEYYIASGSGFTPHYVGILPVSFMWLGIALSVNYLVLSLLWSPPSIRIVDPLIFLYGFTLLLTCLIAYALILGGTMISSGVTGSVVEVISFILPIATGGLLPLRLMPEPLQLFALLTPFSYPAELVRYSMLGVEPVLELKVTILAGTLYVLVFLVLGVIYFKYQLKRAVREGFKTISMW, encoded by the coding sequence GTGTCAAGACTTCTTAGAAGGGCGTACGCGGTGTTTAAGGCTTACTTCTTGTCCGAGTTTGCAAGGTCTAGAGGGTTCATATACGGATTAGTAGGGATGGCACTCTGGATCACAGTGTTCACGATGCCCATAGCACTGTTCGCCGGGGACGACGTTAACGCAGACGAAGTAGCGGCGAGGATCTTTGTCGGCATAATACTGTTCATGTTTTACGGTACGGCTTCGTGGGACTGGGCGGCCGAACTCCGCTGGATGATAAACGATGGGAGGATAGAATACTACATCGCTAGTGGCAGTGGCTTTACGCCGCACTACGTCGGCATATTACCAGTCTCCTTTATGTGGCTCGGAATAGCCCTTTCAGTGAACTACTTAGTGCTGTCCCTATTGTGGTCCCCGCCGAGCATAAGGATCGTCGACCCTCTAATATTCCTTTACGGGTTCACGCTATTGCTAACCTGTCTAATAGCCTACGCCCTCATTTTAGGTGGGACAATGATATCCTCAGGCGTTACAGGGTCCGTAGTGGAGGTAATCAGCTTCATACTGCCAATAGCGACGGGGGGGTTACTCCCGCTTAGACTAATGCCAGAACCACTACAGCTATTTGCTCTATTAACCCCCTTCAGCTACCCGGCCGAACTTGTGAGGTACTCGATGCTCGGCGTAGAACCGGTCCTCGAACTGAAGGTTACTATCTTGGCGGGGACATTGTACGTATTGGTTTTCCTAGTACTGGGGGTCATCTACTTCAAGTACCAGTTGAAGAGGGCCGTAAGAGAGGGTTTCAAAACGATCTCGATGTGGTAA
- a CDS encoding ABC transporter permease, producing MSYVDVLKAEYKLVYSEVFRRKTALVTLVLYPYIFTAFTLFVGYAAGSPRMFVERVGVDPVVYMITASFMLMSILVSIDELLWRPLFDTYIGTITYILASPISRLKLYSAIPIPRLTLLAFMGFTSIVPVYTVYYGLSGLVLGLVVVAVLVVGCLVMIPFAIVVTTTVHRVGESWRALNIVRPLMMVLLGVYYPRTYMPLVGYIISSLIPSSHVVEVVQRLLTGMQGNLFTLFVIAFILAFTYTPLGQFTLKAWEHKKVKEGVKTS from the coding sequence ATGAGCTATGTTGATGTCCTCAAGGCTGAGTACAAGCTGGTGTACAGCGAGGTATTCAGGAGAAAGACCGCTCTCGTAACGCTAGTCCTATATCCTTACATCTTCACCGCATTCACGCTTTTTGTGGGGTACGCGGCGGGCTCTCCCAGAATGTTCGTTGAGAGAGTGGGTGTGGACCCCGTTGTGTACATGATTACAGCTAGTTTCATGTTAATGTCCATCCTAGTGAGTATAGATGAACTGCTCTGGAGGCCCCTCTTTGACACTTACATAGGTACGATCACGTACATACTAGCCTCACCGATTAGCAGGCTTAAGCTGTACTCTGCAATACCAATACCGAGGTTAACCTTACTGGCTTTCATGGGGTTTACGAGCATAGTACCCGTCTACACCGTCTATTACGGGCTTAGCGGCCTTGTCCTGGGCTTAGTAGTCGTGGCCGTGCTAGTCGTGGGTTGCTTAGTTATGATACCCTTCGCCATAGTTGTAACCACGACGGTTCACAGAGTAGGAGAGTCTTGGAGAGCACTAAATATCGTTAGACCCCTAATGATGGTGCTTCTCGGCGTGTACTACCCGAGAACATATATGCCTCTTGTAGGCTACATCATCAGCTCACTCATACCCTCATCCCACGTAGTTGAAGTTGTACAGAGGTTACTAACTGGTATGCAGGGTAACCTGTTCACCCTGTTCGTAATAGCATTCATCCTCGCGTTCACGTACACCCCCCTAGGTCAGTTCACTCTTAAGGCATGGGAACATAAGAAGGTGAAAGAGGGTGTCAAGACTTCTTAG
- a CDS encoding ABC transporter ATP-binding protein has translation MDYAVEAVNLVKKYRTKKRLGLFKSAVEVVEALRGVSFKAGYGEVVGLLGPNGAGKTTTIKILATLLLPDSGEARVAGYDVVKEADKVRKNIGLMLTVERGFYGKLTGRENLEYFATLYGMSGGKAKERINYLIKLLELDRLGGDYKLYEEFSLGMKARLSLARALLSDAPILLLDEPTLGLDPPSARKIRELVKELAHHGGKAILYTTHNMFEAEIVCDVILLINRGVIVAEGTPAELKERIPKLKVVNLILKSETGDVYAPLKDIDAKYEVKVEENGLYSIKLHLKKPEEVLDEILKKYIKRGFEIVSIKMEEPTLEDVFIYFSEGFT, from the coding sequence GTGGACTATGCCGTTGAAGCAGTAAACCTGGTTAAGAAGTACAGGACGAAGAAAAGGCTAGGTCTCTTCAAGTCCGCCGTTGAAGTCGTGGAAGCACTTCGTGGTGTAAGCTTCAAAGCTGGGTACGGCGAAGTCGTGGGATTACTCGGACCTAACGGTGCAGGCAAGACCACCACGATCAAGATCTTGGCAACACTTCTACTACCAGATAGCGGTGAAGCACGCGTAGCTGGCTACGACGTTGTAAAAGAAGCAGATAAGGTTAGGAAAAACATTGGACTTATGCTCACGGTCGAAAGGGGCTTTTACGGTAAACTAACAGGCCGCGAGAACTTAGAGTACTTCGCCACGCTCTACGGTATGAGCGGGGGGAAAGCTAAGGAGAGAATAAACTACTTGATTAAACTCCTAGAACTGGATAGGCTTGGAGGAGACTATAAGCTCTACGAGGAGTTTAGTTTGGGAATGAAGGCTAGGTTGAGCCTTGCTAGGGCGTTACTAAGTGATGCGCCAATACTCCTACTGGATGAACCAACGCTGGGCTTAGATCCGCCTAGTGCGCGTAAAATTAGAGAACTCGTAAAAGAACTTGCACACCATGGGGGCAAGGCAATACTCTACACCACTCACAACATGTTCGAAGCTGAAATCGTCTGCGACGTAATACTGCTGATCAACAGAGGGGTGATTGTCGCAGAAGGCACACCAGCGGAGTTAAAAGAAAGGATACCTAAGTTAAAAGTCGTCAACTTGATCCTGAAGAGCGAAACGGGTGACGTGTATGCGCCCTTGAAGGACATAGACGCTAAGTACGAGGTTAAGGTAGAAGAAAACGGGCTTTACAGCATTAAATTGCATTTAAAGAAGCCCGAAGAGGTGCTAGACGAGATACTCAAGAAGTACATTAAGCGTGGGTTCGAAATAGTATCAATTAAGATGGAGGAGCCGACGCTGGAGGATGTGTTCATTTACTTTAGTGAGGGCTTTACATGA
- a CDS encoding mechanosensitive ion channel family protein: MKYAYYLLLVFAFVAALYVLYGLLPEDYRAYMEIKAVQAAIALVVGVLFIEYLARMIMRYARKIGAEALLVRNVILVLGYIVLGVVVLVLVGVGGEPLIASATFSGLVVGLGMQPILANFFAGLIILGTGFLKPGKRVRIASTAIPVTTISFPAYKSFSRDTFIPTVKGTVVEVGLMYTKILLETGELIKVSNSMLFSSTVVFEEDELLELPRIQVRYEFPVDYDPGLVLENVKKALSNLADNVEVYIEEQSDKNYYIVLVVAQTPPGLKIREFRSQILARLIAVQRGLKSGVNANG, from the coding sequence ATGAAGTACGCTTACTACTTGCTACTGGTATTCGCGTTCGTGGCGGCGCTCTACGTACTGTACGGTCTTCTCCCGGAGGATTACAGGGCATACATGGAGATCAAGGCTGTCCAGGCTGCGATTGCCCTCGTTGTTGGAGTGCTGTTTATCGAGTACCTGGCTAGGATGATAATGCGGTATGCCAGGAAGATCGGTGCCGAAGCGCTGTTGGTTAGGAACGTTATACTAGTGCTTGGCTATATAGTCTTAGGCGTGGTCGTACTGGTGCTCGTAGGCGTTGGTGGCGAACCGCTAATCGCGAGCGCGACCTTTTCGGGCCTCGTAGTTGGCCTCGGCATGCAACCGATCCTCGCGAACTTCTTCGCGGGCCTGATTATACTGGGAACGGGCTTCCTTAAACCCGGTAAGAGGGTTAGAATAGCAAGTACAGCCATACCGGTGACAACCATTAGCTTCCCAGCGTATAAGTCGTTCAGCAGGGATACGTTCATACCCACTGTTAAGGGGACCGTAGTGGAGGTCGGCTTAATGTACACGAAAATACTCCTAGAAACAGGCGAGCTGATAAAGGTCTCAAACTCCATGCTCTTCAGCAGTACGGTTGTCTTCGAAGAGGATGAGCTACTTGAACTCCCACGTATACAGGTCAGATACGAGTTCCCAGTAGACTACGATCCGGGACTAGTACTAGAAAACGTTAAAAAAGCATTATCAAACCTGGCTGACAACGTAGAAGTGTACATTGAAGAGCAGAGCGACAAGAACTACTACATAGTCCTCGTAGTGGCCCAAACGCCACCAGGCCTTAAGATAAGGGAGTTTAGGAGCCAGATATTAGCCAGGCTAATAGCCGTTCAAAGAGGACTGAAAAGCGGGGTGAACGCCAACGGGTGA
- a CDS encoding cation-transporting P-type ATPase, whose product MGDLSKRWHSMNIEEVINTLGVDPSRGLEIGDVEERIKKYGLNEITAKRKTPLTILARQFANFLIGMLLVATAISAALGEVADAIAIFVIIMIMGGFGFLQEYRAEKVLEALKRLATPRCRVLRGGVEVEIEASKLVPGDIVLLREGDRVPADLRLIEAENLEVDESPLTGESTPVEKDPDTVLDHDTPVSERKNMAFLGTYVVKGRGKGIVVATGMNTVLGGIAKAVAEIKEEKTPLEVELDYLGKRIGAIVLAIATLVFAISLAEGYAGIVESMMIAVALAVAAVPEGLPAIATAVLAIGAYRMAKKNALVKRLAAVEALGSVDIICADKTGTLTKGEMTVKVIHALGAECNVDGSGYVPRGRITCKGTEDLSLLYEAVAAHTVPDAKLVKDKGHWTIKGSPTEGAALVLAYKALGERGVEEAIKKLELVRVYPFDRFRKRKSTVHRYGNRFLVLVTGAPEIVLELSVKAWSPGGEVELTGELRDRLKNDIEKLAAQGYRTLGVAYKLLNHYDADQSVESVEKDLVFYAVLGIIDSPREGVREAVETARRAGIRTIMVTGDHKLTAIAVARMIGLDVNEGSVLEGRDLDTLSDEELLKIVDKVAVYARVTPEHKARIVKLLKAKGYRVAMTGDGVNDAPALKEAHVGIAMGIRGTDAAREASQLVLMDDNYVTIVEAVREGRIIFENLKKPINYLLSCNMGEVATVFGSQLLMMPPPLEPVHLLWINVVTDALPAAALGVEPPEPGIMDRPPRRAGERFITRRKLMFYTIMGTVIAFVTLWIYLLYYRVSLVLARTAAFTAIVLSEFGRGLASRSENTPFWKLPINKWLILALFTSLALQLVTLYTPLSVVFHTTPLGLDTWAVLVISPLLVLLVDEARKVLGISI is encoded by the coding sequence ATGGGTGATCTAAGCAAGCGCTGGCACTCCATGAACATAGAGGAAGTAATAAATACCCTTGGCGTAGACCCCTCCCGCGGCCTCGAAATAGGTGATGTCGAAGAGAGAATAAAGAAATACGGATTAAACGAGATTACCGCTAAGAGGAAAACCCCACTGACAATACTTGCTAGGCAGTTCGCTAATTTCCTCATTGGAATGCTATTAGTGGCGACAGCCATTTCAGCCGCTCTGGGCGAGGTCGCAGACGCCATAGCGATATTCGTCATCATAATGATTATGGGTGGGTTCGGTTTCCTTCAAGAATACAGGGCGGAGAAGGTCCTTGAAGCATTGAAAAGACTAGCCACACCACGATGTCGGGTACTCAGAGGTGGCGTCGAAGTTGAAATAGAGGCCTCCAAGCTCGTGCCCGGCGACATAGTGTTACTAAGGGAGGGAGATCGTGTGCCAGCGGACCTAAGACTGATCGAGGCCGAGAACCTCGAGGTAGACGAGTCGCCTCTTACCGGAGAGAGCACCCCCGTGGAGAAAGACCCTGACACCGTACTCGACCACGACACGCCCGTTAGCGAGAGAAAAAACATGGCATTTCTCGGCACGTACGTGGTGAAGGGCAGGGGAAAGGGTATCGTAGTCGCAACAGGCATGAACACTGTGCTAGGAGGAATCGCTAAGGCCGTGGCGGAGATTAAAGAGGAGAAAACTCCTCTTGAAGTAGAACTCGATTATCTCGGAAAGAGGATAGGCGCGATCGTGCTCGCCATAGCAACGCTGGTTTTTGCCATATCCCTCGCGGAGGGCTACGCCGGAATAGTAGAGTCGATGATGATTGCAGTGGCCTTGGCGGTTGCAGCCGTGCCGGAGGGACTGCCCGCGATAGCCACAGCAGTACTCGCTATCGGAGCCTATAGGATGGCGAAGAAAAATGCGCTCGTGAAGAGGCTCGCAGCCGTGGAGGCACTCGGCTCAGTAGACATCATCTGCGCAGACAAGACGGGAACCTTGACCAAGGGCGAGATGACAGTCAAAGTCATACACGCCCTTGGAGCAGAGTGCAACGTGGATGGTTCCGGGTACGTGCCTCGAGGTAGAATTACCTGCAAGGGCACGGAAGATCTCTCACTTCTCTACGAGGCGGTAGCAGCCCACACGGTACCGGATGCCAAGCTCGTAAAAGACAAGGGCCACTGGACCATTAAGGGATCCCCCACGGAAGGGGCGGCACTCGTACTTGCCTACAAAGCTCTCGGTGAAAGGGGCGTTGAAGAGGCTATAAAGAAGCTAGAGCTCGTGAGGGTATACCCGTTTGATCGGTTTAGGAAGCGTAAGAGCACAGTGCATAGATACGGCAATCGTTTTCTCGTGTTGGTTACCGGTGCGCCCGAAATAGTGCTCGAGCTGTCCGTCAAGGCATGGTCTCCCGGTGGCGAGGTCGAGCTGACAGGTGAACTTAGGGATAGGCTCAAGAACGACATTGAAAAACTAGCTGCACAGGGCTACAGGACACTCGGCGTTGCCTACAAGTTACTAAATCATTACGATGCTGACCAAAGCGTGGAAAGCGTTGAAAAAGATCTCGTCTTTTACGCAGTGCTCGGGATCATCGATTCCCCGCGGGAGGGGGTCAGGGAAGCCGTGGAGACAGCCAGGAGGGCCGGGATCAGGACTATCATGGTAACAGGTGATCATAAGCTCACGGCCATCGCCGTGGCGAGGATGATCGGCCTAGACGTGAACGAGGGGTCGGTGCTTGAAGGCAGGGACCTTGACACCCTGAGCGATGAAGAACTCTTAAAAATCGTGGACAAGGTCGCGGTTTACGCTCGCGTCACACCAGAGCACAAAGCTAGAATAGTGAAGCTCTTAAAAGCAAAAGGCTATAGGGTGGCTATGACGGGAGACGGTGTAAACGATGCACCTGCACTAAAAGAAGCGCACGTCGGCATAGCGATGGGTATCCGCGGAACGGATGCCGCGAGAGAGGCGTCTCAGCTGGTATTGATGGACGACAACTACGTCACAATAGTTGAAGCCGTGAGGGAAGGCAGAATTATTTTCGAGAACCTGAAAAAACCAATAAACTACCTGCTATCCTGTAACATGGGTGAGGTGGCTACAGTATTCGGCTCGCAACTACTAATGATGCCACCACCGCTTGAACCGGTACACTTACTGTGGATAAACGTCGTAACAGATGCGCTTCCAGCGGCCGCGCTAGGCGTCGAGCCCCCCGAACCAGGGATCATGGATAGACCTCCACGTAGAGCGGGAGAGAGGTTTATAACTAGGAGGAAGCTGATGTTTTACACTATCATGGGTACTGTGATCGCGTTCGTAACCCTCTGGATATACTTGCTATACTATAGGGTTTCCTTGGTGCTTGCAAGAACAGCTGCTTTCACGGCTATAGTCCTCTCGGAGTTCGGTCGAGGACTGGCCTCTCGAAGCGAAAACACCCCGTTCTGGAAACTACCGATCAATAAGTGGCTTATACTGGCGCTCTTCACATCCTTGGCCCTGCAACTAGTAACCCTATACACACCCCTCTCTGTAGTATTTCACACGACTCCACTAGGTCTCGATACGTGGGCGGTGCTGGTGATCTCACCACTACTGGTATTGCTAGTTGACGAGGCCAGGAAGGTTCTAGGTATAAGCATATAG